The Chlorocebus sabaeus isolate Y175 chromosome 6, mChlSab1.0.hap1, whole genome shotgun sequence genome has a segment encoding these proteins:
- the DIRAS1 gene encoding GTP-binding protein Di-Ras1 gives MPEQSNDYRVVVFGAGGVGKSSLVLRFVKGTFRDTYIPTIEDTYRQVISCDKSVCTLQITDTTGSHQFPAMQRLSISKGHAFILVFSVTSKQSLEELGPIYKLIVQIKGSVEDIPVMLVGNKCDETQREVDTREAQAVAQEWKCAFMETSAKMNYNVKELFQELLTLETRRNMSLNIDGKRSGKQKRTDRVKGKCTLM, from the coding sequence ATGCCCGAACAGAGCAATGACTACCGCGTGGTGGTGTTTGGGGCGGGCGGCGTGGGCAAGAGCTCACTGGTGCTGCGCTTCGTGAAGGGCACGTTCCGCGACACGTACATCCCCACCATCGAGGACACCTACCGGCAGGTGATCAGCTGCGACAAGAGTGTGTGCACGCTGCAGATCACAGACACCACCGGCAGCCACCAGTTCCCGGCCATGCAGCGCTTGTCCATCTCCAAGGGCCACGCCTTCATCCTGGTGTTCTCGGTCACCAGCAAGCAGTCACTGGAGGAGCTGGGGCCCATCTACAAGCTCATCGTGCAGATCAAGGGCAGCGTGGAGGACATCCCCGTGATGCTCGTGGGCAACAAGTGTGACGAGACGCAGCGGGAGGTGGACACGCGCGAGGCGCAGGCGGTGGCCCAGGAGTGGAAGTGTGCCTTCATGGAGACCTCGGCCAAGATGAACTACAACGTCAAGGAGCTCTTCCAGGAGCTGCTGACGCTGGAGACCCGCCGGAACATGAGCCTCAACATCGACGGCAAGCGCTCCGGGAAGCAGAAGAGGACAGACCGCGTCAAGGGCAAATGCACCCTCATGTGA